Proteins encoded by one window of Homoserinimonas aerilata:
- a CDS encoding TIGR01777 family oxidoreductase has translation MGITHSSTVMSPIADVFAWHTRPGAFTRLAPPWQPAELTKESESLEHGEAVLSLPGGLRWVARHDPNGFEPPFRFVDELVRDGVPGVLFRWRHTHEFVEAGPDATAVTDRVETPLGSRILRPMFVYRHRQLADDLSAHRWGAALSPAPLTVAVTGSSGLVGSALCALLSTGGHRVIRLVRRAAVGPDERTWDPMAPAADLLADVDAVVHLAGESIAGRFTEQHKRAIRESRIEPTRRLAALAASTATSVRTFVCASAIGIYGAERGDEVLTEQSPRGEGYLADVVSEWESATLPAEEAGIRVVSVRTGIVQSPRGGTLRLFRPLFSAGLGGRVASGEQWLSWIDIDDLLDVYLRALVDASVSGAVNAVAPQPVRNSDYTRTLAHVLRRPALLPVPSFGPRILLGAEGAQELAEADQLVSPAVLVDRGHRFRRPDLESSLRHQLGRVIR, from the coding sequence ATGGGAATCACACATTCCAGCACCGTTATGTCTCCGATCGCGGATGTGTTCGCCTGGCATACCAGGCCCGGTGCGTTCACTCGGCTTGCGCCGCCGTGGCAGCCTGCCGAGTTGACGAAGGAGAGCGAGTCTCTCGAACACGGTGAGGCGGTGCTCAGCCTGCCGGGCGGGCTCCGCTGGGTTGCCCGTCACGACCCGAACGGGTTTGAGCCGCCGTTCCGATTCGTTGACGAGCTCGTGCGGGATGGGGTCCCTGGTGTGCTGTTCCGCTGGCGTCACACACACGAGTTCGTTGAGGCGGGGCCGGATGCGACGGCGGTCACCGACCGCGTGGAGACACCGCTCGGTTCCCGCATCCTCAGGCCAATGTTTGTGTACAGACACCGGCAGCTGGCCGATGACCTGAGCGCACACCGGTGGGGGGCCGCTCTGTCGCCGGCGCCGCTCACTGTGGCGGTGACAGGGTCGTCGGGCCTGGTGGGGTCGGCGCTGTGCGCATTGCTCAGCACGGGCGGCCACCGGGTGATCCGTCTCGTCAGGAGGGCCGCAGTGGGGCCGGATGAGCGCACCTGGGATCCGATGGCGCCCGCCGCGGACCTGCTCGCCGACGTGGATGCCGTTGTTCATCTGGCCGGCGAATCGATCGCCGGTCGTTTCACCGAGCAGCACAAACGCGCCATTCGGGAGAGCAGGATCGAGCCGACCCGGCGCCTTGCCGCGCTCGCCGCGTCCACGGCAACGAGCGTCCGTACCTTTGTCTGCGCATCCGCTATCGGAATTTACGGTGCGGAGCGCGGCGACGAGGTGCTCACCGAGCAGAGCCCGCGCGGCGAGGGCTATCTGGCGGATGTCGTGTCTGAGTGGGAGTCAGCCACGCTCCCGGCAGAGGAGGCGGGCATTCGGGTCGTCTCTGTGCGCACTGGCATCGTGCAGTCGCCTCGCGGTGGCACGCTCAGACTGTTTCGCCCGCTGTTTTCTGCAGGTTTGGGTGGCCGCGTCGCATCCGGTGAGCAGTGGCTCTCCTGGATCGACATCGACGACCTCTTGGATGTTTATCTTCGCGCCCTCGTCGACGCGTCAGTGTCGGGCGCTGTGAACGCTGTCGCACCGCAGCCGGTGCGCAATTCGGATTACACGCGCACGTTGGCGCACGTTCTGAGGCGTCCGGCGCTTCTGCCGGTGCCCTCGTTCGGCCCTCGGATACTGCTGGGCGCAGAAGGAGCCCAGGAGCTCGCGGAGGCCGATCAGCTCGTCTCGCCTGCTGTGCTGGTGGATCGCGGCCACCGATTCAGACGCCCCGACCTTGAGTCGTCGCTGCGGCACCAACTCGGCCGCGTCATCCGCTGA
- a CDS encoding DUF3499 family protein, translated as MNGRPCSKVACARDAISTLTYDYADSMAVLGPLSQKAEPHAYDLCAVHSERLSVPQGWQVIRHVALGA; from the coding sequence ATGAATGGACGGCCCTGCAGCAAAGTCGCCTGCGCACGCGACGCGATCTCGACGCTCACCTACGACTACGCCGACTCGATGGCCGTGCTCGGGCCGCTCAGCCAGAAGGCAGAACCGCACGCCTACGACCTCTGCGCGGTGCACTCCGAGAGGCTCTCCGTGCCGCAGGGATGGCAGGTCATCCGTCATGTAGCTTTGGGTGCATGA
- a CDS encoding DUF58 domain-containing protein codes for MAFSGWYIALLTAGIVPIVLIGEPWALPAWIGFALLLGALDLALAGSPRALAISRETPERMRLGETAASTVLLTNTGRRRIHGIMRDGWEPTAAPNPSRNRIDVPAGERRAVTSALTPFRRGERRSAHVTVRSFGPLGLVARQATLAAAGTVRVLPPFNSRRHLPSRLARLRELDGRTSVMIRGQGTEFDSLREYVRGDDVRSIDWRATARRSAPDPDPSRTLVVRTWRPERDRRIVIIVDSGRTSAARIDDETRMDTAFESSLLLAALATRAGDRVDTLVYDRRVRGRIQGASGGELLSRMVNVMAPIEPELIEMDWHAVPALVNSVTNRQALVVLMTSIDAPGNSRALLSVLPQLSRKHTVLVASVTDPDVLDATRHRENRENVYRAAAAERAMLDTARVSAAIRQLGADVVTGAPGDLPPAVADRYIALKAAGRL; via the coding sequence GTGGCTTTCTCCGGGTGGTACATCGCACTGCTCACGGCCGGCATCGTGCCGATCGTGCTCATCGGCGAGCCCTGGGCGCTGCCCGCCTGGATCGGGTTCGCCCTGCTGCTCGGAGCCCTCGACCTCGCCCTCGCCGGCTCGCCACGCGCGCTCGCCATCAGCCGCGAAACACCAGAACGGATGCGCCTCGGCGAGACCGCAGCATCCACCGTTCTGCTCACCAACACGGGGCGCCGCCGCATCCACGGCATCATGCGCGACGGCTGGGAGCCCACGGCCGCGCCGAACCCCAGCAGGAACCGCATCGACGTGCCCGCTGGCGAACGCCGTGCCGTCACCAGCGCCCTCACCCCGTTCCGTCGGGGCGAACGCCGCAGCGCCCACGTCACCGTGCGCTCATTCGGGCCGCTCGGGCTCGTAGCCCGGCAGGCCACCCTCGCCGCCGCAGGCACCGTGCGCGTGCTGCCACCGTTCAACTCGCGCCGCCACCTGCCCTCCCGGCTCGCCCGGCTGCGCGAACTCGACGGCCGCACCAGCGTCATGATCCGCGGGCAGGGCACCGAATTCGACTCACTGCGCGAATACGTGCGCGGCGACGACGTGCGCTCCATCGACTGGCGGGCCACAGCCCGGCGCAGCGCACCCGACCCGGACCCCAGCCGCACCCTCGTCGTGCGCACCTGGCGGCCCGAACGCGACCGACGCATCGTCATCATCGTCGACAGCGGACGAACATCCGCCGCCCGCATCGACGACGAAACCCGCATGGACACCGCCTTCGAATCATCGCTGCTGCTCGCCGCGCTCGCCACACGCGCCGGCGACCGCGTCGACACCCTCGTCTACGACAGGCGCGTGCGCGGCCGCATCCAAGGGGCCAGCGGCGGCGAACTGCTCTCCCGCATGGTGAACGTGATGGCGCCCATCGAACCCGAACTCATCGAAATGGACTGGCATGCGGTGCCCGCCCTCGTGAACTCCGTCACCAACCGGCAGGCGCTCGTCGTGCTCATGACCTCCATCGATGCGCCCGGCAACTCGCGGGCACTGCTGTCGGTGCTGCCGCAGCTGAGCCGCAAACACACGGTACTCGTCGCATCCGTCACCGACCCGGACGTGCTGGATGCGACCCGGCACCGCGAGAACCGCGAGAACGTGTACCGCGCGGCGGCCGCAGAACGGGCCATGCTCGACACGGCGCGGGTGTCGGCCGCCATCCGGCAGCTCGGCGCCGACGTCGTCACCGGCGCGCCGGGCGACCTGCCACCCGCCGTCGCGGACCGCTACATCGCGCTCAAGGCGGCGGGGCGGCTGTAG
- the ahcY gene encoding adenosylhomocysteinase, translating into MPSSFEYQVADLALAEAGRHQLRLAENEMPGLMALRAEFGDSKPLAGARIAGSLHMTVQTAVLIETLVALGAQVRWASCNIFSTQDEAAAAIVVGNGSPEHPAGVPVFAWKGETLEEYWACTERIFDWSAEASAAGADFTGPNMILDDGGDATMLVHKGREFELAGAVPDAAEGDSHEWRVVLGVLRASLAVSSDRWTRVASEIQGVTEETTTGVHRLYELARDGELQFAAINVNDSVTKSKFDNKYGIRHSLPDGLNRATDVLIGGKVAFVCGYGDVGKGAAEALRGQGARVIVSEVDPINALQAAMDGYQVTTLDAVIGDIDILVSGTGNKDVITVDHLLGLKHLAVVANVGHFDNEIDMAGLESLAGAERVEIKPQVHEWRLPTGRSVLVLSEGRLMNLGNATGHPSFVMSNSFANQVLAQIELYAHGEDYDRQVYVLPKLLDEKVARLHLDALGVKLTTLTAEQADYIGVPVEGPYKVDHYRY; encoded by the coding sequence ATGCCCTCCTCCTTCGAATACCAGGTCGCCGATCTCGCCCTCGCAGAGGCGGGTCGCCACCAGCTGCGCCTCGCCGAGAACGAGATGCCCGGCCTGATGGCCCTGCGCGCCGAATTCGGCGACAGTAAGCCGCTCGCCGGTGCCCGCATCGCCGGCAGCCTGCACATGACCGTGCAGACGGCGGTGCTCATCGAGACGCTCGTCGCGCTCGGCGCGCAGGTGCGCTGGGCGAGCTGCAACATCTTCTCCACGCAGGACGAGGCGGCGGCGGCCATCGTCGTCGGAAACGGAAGCCCCGAGCATCCGGCCGGCGTTCCCGTCTTCGCCTGGAAGGGTGAAACCCTCGAGGAGTACTGGGCGTGCACGGAGCGCATCTTCGACTGGTCGGCCGAGGCATCCGCTGCCGGCGCCGACTTCACGGGACCCAACATGATCCTCGATGACGGCGGCGACGCCACGATGCTCGTGCACAAGGGGCGCGAGTTCGAGCTGGCGGGTGCGGTTCCGGATGCTGCGGAGGGCGACAGCCACGAATGGCGCGTCGTCCTCGGCGTGCTGCGCGCATCGCTTGCCGTGAGCTCCGACCGCTGGACGCGCGTCGCATCCGAGATCCAGGGCGTCACCGAGGAGACCACGACGGGCGTTCACCGCCTGTACGAGCTGGCGCGCGACGGCGAGCTGCAGTTCGCCGCCATCAACGTCAACGACTCGGTCACCAAATCCAAATTCGACAACAAGTACGGCATCCGCCACTCACTGCCCGACGGGCTGAACAGGGCGACGGATGTTCTCATCGGCGGCAAGGTCGCCTTCGTGTGCGGTTACGGCGACGTCGGCAAGGGTGCCGCGGAGGCGCTGCGCGGCCAGGGCGCCCGCGTCATCGTCAGCGAAGTCGACCCCATCAACGCACTGCAGGCGGCGATGGACGGCTACCAGGTCACCACGCTCGACGCCGTCATCGGCGACATCGACATTCTCGTCAGCGGCACCGGCAACAAGGACGTCATCACCGTCGACCACCTGCTCGGCCTCAAGCACCTCGCCGTCGTCGCCAATGTGGGGCACTTCGACAACGAGATCGACATGGCCGGGCTCGAATCGCTTGCCGGCGCGGAACGTGTCGAGATCAAGCCGCAGGTGCACGAGTGGCGTCTGCCGACCGGACGCAGCGTGCTCGTGCTCAGCGAGGGGCGGCTGATGAACCTGGGCAACGCGACCGGGCATCCGTCATTCGTGATGAGCAACTCGTTCGCCAACCAGGTGCTCGCGCAGATCGAGCTGTACGCGCACGGTGAGGACTACGACCGGCAGGTGTACGTGCTGCCGAAGCTGCTCGACGAGAAGGTCGCGCGGCTGCACTTGGACGCGCTCGGCGTGAAGCTGACGACGCTCACCGCGGAGCAGGCCGACTACATCGGCGTGCCCGTTGAGGGCCCCTACAAGGTGGACCACTACCGCTACTAG
- a CDS encoding stage II sporulation protein M, giving the protein MDIDAYAAARSAEWDELERLGAKRRFTGGEADELIERYQAGATDLSALKTTTGSSIQADRLSLRLSRARLRFTGASSNVLHQVTVFFGAQLPAALFRIRWLSLAVTLGTAIIAVLYGWWATQTPGVLAGFGTEEFRRQFAEEDFVEYYSEHPPSSFTGLVWTNNAFLAAQCIAFGIVGVYAPYLLMANAQNLGVSAAIMADNGRLDVFFLYIAPHGQLELYAIFVAGAAGMRIFWAWVAPGARTRAQALAEDGRALITVAVGLTLALLVSGVIEGYVTRQDWPWVIKIGIGTVALGGFLWYQWFVGGRAFRAGQTGDLDEFEAGAKRLIAG; this is encoded by the coding sequence ATGGATATCGACGCCTACGCCGCAGCCCGCAGTGCCGAATGGGATGAGCTCGAACGCCTCGGCGCGAAGCGGCGCTTCACAGGCGGCGAAGCGGATGAGCTGATCGAGCGGTACCAGGCGGGCGCAACAGACCTGTCGGCGCTGAAGACGACGACGGGTTCGTCCATCCAGGCCGACCGCCTCTCGCTGCGGCTGTCGCGCGCGCGACTGCGTTTCACGGGGGCGAGCAGCAATGTGCTGCACCAGGTGACCGTGTTCTTCGGCGCGCAGTTGCCGGCGGCGCTGTTCCGCATCCGGTGGCTGTCGCTGGCGGTCACGCTCGGCACGGCCATCATCGCGGTGCTGTACGGGTGGTGGGCGACGCAGACGCCGGGCGTGCTTGCAGGCTTCGGCACGGAGGAGTTTCGGCGGCAGTTCGCGGAGGAGGACTTCGTCGAGTACTACTCTGAGCATCCGCCGTCGTCGTTCACCGGCCTGGTGTGGACCAACAACGCCTTCCTTGCCGCCCAGTGCATCGCGTTCGGCATCGTGGGCGTGTACGCGCCGTACCTGCTGATGGCGAACGCGCAGAATCTGGGCGTGTCGGCGGCGATCATGGCCGACAACGGGCGCCTGGACGTGTTCTTCCTGTACATCGCGCCGCACGGTCAGCTCGAGCTGTACGCGATCTTCGTCGCCGGGGCTGCCGGCATGCGCATCTTCTGGGCGTGGGTGGCGCCGGGTGCGCGCACGCGGGCGCAGGCGCTCGCGGAGGACGGGCGCGCGCTCATCACGGTTGCGGTGGGTTTGACGCTCGCCCTGTTGGTCTCGGGTGTCATCGAGGGTTATGTGACCCGGCAGGACTGGCCGTGGGTGATCAAGATCGGCATCGGCACGGTCGCGCTGGGCGGCTTCCTCTGGTACCAGTGGTTCGTCGGTGGCAGGGCGTTCCGGGCCGGCCAGACGGGCGATCTGGACGAGTTCGAGGCGGGAGCGAAGCGGCTCATCGCCGGCTGA
- a CDS encoding phosphomannomutase/phosphoglucomutase — MTAAAAPTPIDLAPFIKAYDVRGLVGSQLTASVVEALGAAFVDEVGAAGADVVVGHDMRDSSPEFAAAFSAGARARGGNIVLIGLCSTDESYFASGSLNAPAAMFTASHNPATYNGIKFSRAGAQGISFDTGLKEIRDRAQQYLATGITAVGTPGALRELDVLADYAAYLRSLVDLSGIRPLRVVVDAGNGMGGLTVPAVLSTAAGLPALPLEIVPLYFELDGTFPNHEANPLDPANLVDLQKAVVAHGADLGLAFDGDADRCFVVDETGAPVTPSAVAAVVALREIRRVQASDPDADIAVIHNLITSRAVAETITAAGATPVRTRVGHSLIKDEMAATGAIFGGEHSAHYYFKDFWGADNGMLAAMHLLAEFGAHAAGNPDAVLSTFAAEFDPYSQSGEINSTVTDVPAAYARIVEDFAGEGELDELDGLTVSGGSPDGFWWFNVRPSNTEPLLRLNAEAATEPEMRRIRDRVLALIRA, encoded by the coding sequence ATGACCGCCGCAGCAGCCCCCACACCGATCGACCTCGCACCATTCATCAAGGCATATGACGTCCGCGGACTCGTCGGCAGTCAGCTCACCGCATCCGTCGTCGAAGCGCTCGGTGCGGCATTCGTCGACGAGGTCGGCGCGGCCGGGGCAGACGTCGTCGTCGGGCACGACATGCGCGACTCCTCGCCCGAATTTGCGGCCGCATTCTCGGCCGGCGCGCGCGCCCGCGGCGGCAACATTGTGCTCATCGGGCTGTGCTCAACCGACGAAAGCTACTTCGCCTCCGGCAGCCTGAACGCGCCCGCCGCCATGTTCACGGCCAGCCACAACCCGGCCACCTACAACGGCATCAAGTTCAGCAGGGCAGGCGCGCAGGGCATCAGCTTCGACACGGGACTGAAGGAGATCAGGGACCGCGCGCAGCAGTACCTGGCCACCGGGATCACCGCCGTCGGCACCCCCGGCGCGCTGCGCGAGCTCGACGTGCTGGCCGACTACGCGGCCTACCTGCGCTCGCTCGTCGACCTCTCGGGCATCCGGCCGCTGCGCGTCGTCGTCGACGCGGGCAACGGGATGGGCGGGCTCACAGTGCCCGCCGTGCTCTCGACCGCCGCAGGGCTGCCCGCGCTGCCGCTCGAGATCGTGCCCCTCTACTTCGAACTCGACGGAACGTTCCCCAACCACGAGGCCAACCCGCTCGACCCGGCCAACCTGGTCGACCTGCAGAAGGCCGTCGTCGCGCACGGCGCCGACCTGGGGCTCGCCTTCGACGGCGACGCCGACAGGTGCTTCGTCGTCGACGAGACGGGCGCACCCGTCACCCCCTCGGCCGTCGCCGCGGTCGTCGCACTGCGCGAGATCCGGCGCGTGCAGGCATCCGACCCCGACGCCGACATCGCCGTCATCCACAACCTCATCACCTCCCGCGCCGTCGCCGAGACCATCACGGCTGCCGGCGCGACGCCCGTGCGCACACGCGTCGGCCACTCGCTCATCAAAGACGAGATGGCGGCGACGGGTGCCATCTTCGGCGGCGAGCACTCCGCCCACTACTACTTCAAAGACTTCTGGGGCGCAGACAACGGCATGCTCGCCGCCATGCACCTGCTCGCCGAATTCGGTGCGCACGCGGCAGGAAACCCGGATGCTGTGCTGTCGACGTTCGCCGCCGAATTCGACCCGTACTCGCAGAGCGGCGAGATCAACTCGACGGTGACGGATGTTCCGGCCGCGTACGCGCGCATCGTCGAAGATTTCGCCGGCGAGGGAGAGCTCGACGAGCTCGACGGGCTCACCGTCAGCGGTGGCAGCCCGGACGGCTTCTGGTGGTTCAACGTGCGGCCGTCGAACACGGAGCCGCTGCTGCGCCTCAACGCGGAGGCCGCCACGGAGCCCGAGATGCGGCGCATCCGCGATCGCGTGCTCGCACTCATCCGCGCCTGA
- a CDS encoding AAA family ATPase translates to MTEQSTDTTTSAGSNASSGSASAAPTASTASTGELRNSFGRVRDEVGKAVVGQDGAVTGLIIALLAGGHVLLEGVPGVAKTLLVRTLSRTLALDTKRIQFTPDLMPGDVTGSLVYDAKLGEFDFREGPVFTNILLADEINRTPPKTQSALLEAMEERQVSVDGRTLPLPTPFVVAATMNPIEYEGTYTLPEAQLDRFLLKLVLDVPERDNEIEVLARSSAGFNPRHLDAAGVTAVLDGHRLAEAQADVARVGASADMLAYIVDLARGTRQSPSVRLGVSPRGTTALLAAAKAWAWLSGFDAITPDHVQAMALPVWRHRLQLRPEAELEGVTADTILRSVLQQVRVPI, encoded by the coding sequence ATGACAGAGCAGAGCACCGACACGACGACCTCCGCCGGCTCGAACGCCTCGAGCGGCTCGGCCTCCGCTGCCCCAACCGCCTCAACCGCCTCAACCGGCGAGCTGCGCAACTCATTCGGCCGGGTGCGCGACGAAGTCGGCAAGGCCGTCGTCGGCCAGGACGGGGCCGTCACAGGGCTCATCATCGCCCTCCTCGCGGGCGGGCACGTGCTGCTCGAAGGCGTTCCCGGAGTCGCCAAGACGCTGCTCGTGCGCACGCTCAGCCGCACCCTCGCGCTCGACACCAAACGCATCCAGTTCACGCCAGACCTCATGCCCGGCGACGTCACCGGCTCGCTCGTCTACGACGCCAAACTCGGCGAATTCGACTTTCGCGAAGGCCCCGTCTTCACCAACATCCTGCTCGCCGACGAAATCAACCGCACCCCACCCAAAACGCAGTCGGCGCTCCTCGAAGCAATGGAAGAACGCCAGGTCAGCGTCGACGGGCGCACCCTCCCGCTGCCCACCCCCTTCGTCGTCGCCGCCACCATGAACCCCATCGAATACGAAGGCACCTACACGCTGCCCGAAGCACAACTCGACCGATTCCTGCTCAAGCTCGTGCTCGACGTGCCCGAACGCGACAACGAGATCGAAGTACTCGCCCGCTCCAGCGCAGGCTTCAACCCGCGCCACCTCGACGCCGCCGGAGTCACCGCCGTGCTCGACGGCCACCGCCTCGCAGAAGCCCAGGCCGACGTCGCCAGGGTCGGCGCCAGCGCAGACATGCTCGCCTACATCGTCGACCTCGCGCGCGGCACCCGCCAGTCGCCATCCGTGCGCCTCGGCGTCAGCCCCCGCGGCACCACAGCACTGCTCGCCGCCGCCAAAGCCTGGGCCTGGCTGAGCGGATTCGACGCCATAACCCCCGACCATGTGCAGGCCATGGCACTGCCCGTATGGCGGCACCGCCTGCAGCTGCGCCCCGAAGCCGAACTCGAAGGAGTCACAGCAGACACCATCCTGCGCTCCGTGCTCCAGCAGGTGCGGGTGCCGATCTAG
- a CDS encoding metallopeptidase family protein yields the protein MARSRSTRASARPGSRDRHGRGIRSAVTGPHLPLLHTRADVFDMSVASAAGYLKDLWPRELARVRFEVAALPMGANPAGFVERWSVVAAEQRIVLYRLPIERLARLHRDDELHRRMMIESCVFRAVAELLGKDPWDLAPERFRHF from the coding sequence ATGGCCCGTTCTCGCAGCACACGCGCATCTGCGCGGCCCGGCTCGCGTGACCGCCACGGGCGTGGCATCCGTTCGGCGGTGACGGGCCCGCACCTGCCCCTGCTTCACACGCGGGCCGACGTCTTCGACATGAGCGTCGCATCCGCCGCCGGCTATCTGAAGGATCTGTGGCCGCGCGAGCTGGCCCGGGTGCGCTTCGAGGTTGCTGCGCTGCCGATGGGCGCGAATCCGGCCGGCTTCGTGGAGCGCTGGTCTGTTGTCGCCGCCGAGCAGCGCATCGTTCTGTACCGGCTGCCGATCGAGCGGCTCGCACGGCTGCACCGCGACGACGAGCTGCACAGGCGCATGATGATCGAGAGTTGTGTGTTTCGCGCGGTCGCCGAGCTGCTCGGCAAGGACCCGTGGGATCTCGCGCCGGAGCGCTTCAGACACTTCTGA
- a CDS encoding pyrimidine dimer DNA glycosylase/endonuclease V, with the protein MRLWSVHPRYLDRQALIAGWREALLAQTVIGRSTGGYSRHPQLERFREQPSPGAAVATFLSAIADEAEDRGYSFTRSKILPFDEEVAPIPVTTEQLNYEWQHLMAKLAIRSPETHARWANIATADPHPLFVVVDGPIASWERPKN; encoded by the coding sequence GTGAGACTGTGGTCGGTGCATCCGCGATACCTCGACCGCCAGGCCCTGATCGCAGGCTGGCGGGAAGCTCTTCTCGCCCAGACCGTGATCGGGCGAAGCACTGGCGGATACTCTCGGCATCCCCAACTGGAACGTTTTCGGGAACAACCCAGCCCGGGAGCCGCCGTCGCCACATTTCTCAGTGCAATCGCCGACGAGGCCGAAGACCGAGGCTACTCCTTCACCCGTTCCAAGATCCTGCCCTTCGACGAAGAGGTCGCCCCCATCCCCGTCACCACGGAACAACTCAACTACGAGTGGCAACACCTCATGGCAAAGCTCGCAATTCGAAGCCCAGAGACACACGCCAGATGGGCCAACATCGCCACGGCTGACCCGCATCCGCTCTTCGTCGTCGTCGACGGCCCGATCGCCTCCTGGGAGCGACCCAAAAACTGA
- a CDS encoding RDD family protein, with protein MSIAPNIAEDDELITGEAVVLDLRPADFILRAAGAIIDWIAYFAVYLGVVLVLATPLMQSLLDEATLTAISVIALVLCVVAIPTTVELLTQGRSLGKLAVGARIVRDDGGAIGFRHAFTRSMVGLFEILMTLGGVATAVALLNPRSKRLGDLIAGTYSQHERVAKTSPPVHGVPLELVEWSQTADVARMPGSLARRIAQFLRQARGHGAASRIRIARQLASEAARYVSPLPDVDAELFLAGVAAVRRDREYRALHAERERLAVLDPVLQGLPHRFPER; from the coding sequence ATGTCCATCGCGCCGAACATCGCTGAGGATGACGAGCTGATCACCGGTGAGGCCGTCGTCCTCGACCTGCGTCCGGCCGATTTCATCCTGCGGGCGGCCGGCGCCATCATCGACTGGATCGCCTACTTCGCCGTCTACCTCGGCGTCGTGCTGGTGTTGGCGACGCCGCTCATGCAGTCGCTCCTCGATGAGGCGACGCTCACCGCGATCTCCGTGATCGCGCTCGTGCTGTGTGTTGTCGCCATCCCGACGACAGTCGAGCTGCTCACGCAGGGGCGCTCGCTGGGCAAGCTGGCGGTGGGTGCACGCATCGTGCGCGACGACGGCGGCGCGATCGGGTTCCGGCACGCGTTCACCCGCTCGATGGTGGGGCTGTTCGAGATCCTGATGACACTGGGCGGCGTCGCGACGGCGGTCGCCCTGCTGAACCCCCGCTCGAAGCGCCTCGGCGACCTCATCGCGGGAACATACAGCCAGCATGAGCGCGTCGCGAAGACGTCACCGCCCGTGCACGGGGTGCCGCTCGAGTTGGTCGAGTGGTCACAGACGGCGGATGTGGCGCGGATGCCGGGCAGCCTGGCACGCCGCATCGCCCAGTTCCTGAGGCAGGCGCGCGGGCACGGCGCGGCGTCGCGCATCCGCATCGCACGGCAGCTCGCGTCGGAGGCGGCCCGCTATGTGTCGCCGCTGCCGGATGTCGACGCGGAGCTCTTCCTCGCCGGTGTCGCCGCGGTGCGCCGTGATCGCGAGTACCGGGCGCTGCATGCGGAGCGCGAGCGGCTCGCCGTGCTCGACCCGGTGCTGCAGGGGCTGCCGCACCGCTTCCCGGAGCGCTGA